The DNA segment AAAGTTTACGTAGAATTCGATTTGGGGGGGCCAATAACTATTGGTTTTCCTAGTCACGTCAGTGATGCGATTTCTATAGTAGGAGGAAAAAATATTTTCGACGATAAGGACGAGGCGTATTTTACTCCCGAAGATAAAGAAATCTTGAACAGAAATCCTGACTTATTCATTTATGAACCAAAAAGGCTTACAGCATATGAGAAGGAAAGATTTCTAAAAAAGATGGAAGAAAGAGGTTTACAACAATTTAGAGCTAGGCTAGTATTTACTAAAGGCGATTATTTAGCTCATATGGGCCCTAGTTTTATCTTAGATTCGATACCTTGGTTAAGGTCACTTTTTACGTCTCCTAATAGATAGTAGCTCGTAAATGAAAGAAATGAACGCCAAAGCTATTCCACCCACGGCTATTATTTCCATTATTGTAGTTATTATTCCAAGGCCATTGTAAAAGCTGGTGATAAAACCTGCATTGAAAATTCCGTAAGTATATGTAATATTTTGAGGGGTACTTTCGTCATTTATAATTTCCATTTCATAGCAACCTGGCGATAAGATTAAACTAACCATACTTTGCTTATTGCAAATCACATGTGAAAAGTAAGTACCATTAAGTATTGATATATTTGCATTACCAGATTTTATAAACGCTATAATGGAATTATTCGCTTTAGTAATGTTAAATGTTAAAACTATCTTACCTGCATTTCCGGGAATAGTAACTGTTGAATAATGTTTAACATACTGATTGTTAACTATTGAATAATTTGGGAAATATAATGGTAAGAGTAGTAATCCAGCTAATCCTATTAGAAAAATTATAACGCCTATAAGGATTACCTTAAAATTCATAGCGTGTTATTCTATAATCAAGCTTTTATAATTATTCTAAACATTAAGCATATGGCTGATCAAGAAATTAGTTGAGGTATTGGACACAACATTAAGGGATGGAGCGCAAACTACTTCCGTATCTTTCACGTTAAATGATAAAATAAGGATAGCTTTAGCTTTAGATGACCTAGGAGTGCATTATATTGAAGGAGGATGGCCTGGGTCAAACCCTAAAGATGAGGAATTCTTCAAGGAAATAAGTAAATATTCGCTAAAGGCTAAAGTTGCAGCTTTCGGTAGTACTAAGAAAAAAGGAGTAAGAGCCGATGAGGATAAGAACCTAAATGCAATAATAGACTCCGGAGTAAAGGTTGCAGTACTTTTCGGCAAATCTTGGACTCTTCACGTTACTCACGTTTTAAAGGTAAGTAAAGAAGAGAACCTAGAGTTAGTATATGATAGCATAAGGTACTTAAGAGACCATGGATTGGAAGTGATTTTTGATGCAGAGCATTTCTACCAAGGTTATAAAGAAGACGAAGAATATGCCCTTGAAGTAATAAAAACTGCCGAAGAAGCTGGGGCTTCTGTAATAGCTCTTGCAGATACTAACGGAGGTACATTACCTCATGAAATTTACGAAATTACGTCGAGGGTAGTAAAAGAGCTGAAGATAAAAGTAGGACTTCACATGCATAACGACTCTGGCTGTGCCGTTGCAAATACTTTAATGGGAGTTCTTGCAGGGGCTAGGCATGTACAAGGTACAATAAACGGCTTAGGGGAGAGGACAGGTAATGCCGATTTAGTCCAAGTAATTCCAAATCTGCAACTTAAAATGGGCTTTAAAGTAATTCCAGATTTAACGAAATTAAAAGAAGTATCTAGACTGGTTTACGAACTTTCTGGACTGCATCCTAATCCGTATCAACCCTTCGTTGGAGATAATGCGTTCTCTCATAAGGCAGGAGTTCACGCTGACGCAGTAATGAAAGTTCCTAGAGCTTACGAGCATATTGATCCAACGTTAGTAGGTAACCAAAGAAGGATAGTGATATCTGAATTAGCAGGCTCTTCCAACTTACTAAACTATCTAGAAAAAATAGGAATAAAAGTAGATAAAAAA comes from the Acidianus infernus genome and includes:
- the cimA gene encoding citramalate synthase, whose protein sequence is MIKKLVEVLDTTLRDGAQTTSVSFTLNDKIRIALALDDLGVHYIEGGWPGSNPKDEEFFKEISKYSLKAKVAAFGSTKKKGVRADEDKNLNAIIDSGVKVAVLFGKSWTLHVTHVLKVSKEENLELVYDSIRYLRDHGLEVIFDAEHFYQGYKEDEEYALEVIKTAEEAGASVIALADTNGGTLPHEIYEITSRVVKELKIKVGLHMHNDSGCAVANTLMGVLAGARHVQGTINGLGERTGNADLVQVIPNLQLKMGFKVIPDLTKLKEVSRLVYELSGLHPNPYQPFVGDNAFSHKAGVHADAVMKVPRAYEHIDPTLVGNQRRIVISELAGSSNLLNYLEKIGIKVDKKDERLRKALQKIKEMENKGYSFDLAPASAVLQILKELGIYTKFIDLQYWKVINESGNLSLAVVKVNSQLQASEGVGPVHALDMAVRNALQKVYPELSRVKLIDYRVVLPGEIKNTESLVRVTIEFTDGKDNWRTEGVSTSVIEASVIALIDGLDYYLQVSKKLKTEILN